A DNA window from Niabella yanshanensis contains the following coding sequences:
- a CDS encoding class I SAM-dependent methyltransferase, translated as MDIKKFSTDLIPREQQNWQGRPEWFFNREHTDTYEQWYEGRYKRAELWQKKVMEQLVGADRRVKTLLEFGCGTARFTRWWQQIGIEATGGDLSPLMLSQAKHLFQGDLVMADSHHMPFKDHSFDALAFITTFEYYKDPVKVIREAARVGRYGIAMGMMNRNSTKVARRRVQQLFGKNPFYITATFYTPKKLTNIIHRALEGREYVIRWTCTGLPGWFPVQQWGLPLGDFFGLYVQFKDVA; from the coding sequence ATGGATATCAAAAAATTCTCCACAGACTTAATACCGCGGGAACAGCAGAACTGGCAAGGCAGGCCAGAATGGTTTTTCAATCGTGAACATACTGATACCTATGAGCAATGGTATGAAGGACGCTATAAACGCGCTGAACTGTGGCAGAAAAAAGTTATGGAACAATTGGTTGGTGCCGATCGGCGGGTAAAAACATTGCTGGAGTTTGGCTGCGGAACAGCTCGTTTTACCCGGTGGTGGCAGCAAATAGGTATAGAAGCCACCGGAGGCGATCTTTCTCCGCTGATGCTCTCGCAGGCTAAACATCTTTTTCAGGGCGACCTGGTTATGGCAGACTCCCATCACATGCCTTTTAAAGACCATAGTTTTGATGCCCTTGCATTTATTACCACATTTGAATATTATAAAGATCCTGTGAAAGTTATTCGCGAAGCAGCAAGGGTGGGCAGGTATGGTATAGCAATGGGCATGATGAACCGTAATTCTACCAAAGTAGCAAGACGTCGAGTTCAGCAATTATTCGGTAAAAACCCTTTTTATATCACAGCTACTTTTTATACCCCAAAAAAATTAACGAATATTATTCATAGAGCCCTGGAAGGCCGGGAGTATGTTATTCGCTGGACCTGTACCGGGCTCCCGGGTTGGTTTCCAGTTCAGCAATGGGGGCTTCCCCTGGGTGATTTTTTTGGCTTGTATGTACAGTTTAAAGATGTAGCCTGA
- a CDS encoding AIR synthase family protein has product MSEQQGKVNQQVFETFIHHNCGRQREEVLTGPGFGVDVSVIDLAAGMVLALTSDPLSLIPSLGLQESAWMSVHLMANDMATTGHAPMYGQFVLNLPSSFSKSDFKIYWEYIHQFCLEIGVAITGGHTGFIEGQNSSIAGGGTLAAVLPKDRLLLSQLATPGDVILVTKTCALSSSAILAMSFPETVRNRAGAELYQKACESFYHTSSLPDALSAVNSNGGNAGVTAMHDVTEGGVLGAIYELCVASGCGAVIYNDSLPVDDAPARICEVFDLDPRYCVGAGAMIIACKKESSGEVIARLASRNIPCVEVGELREKQNGIILVEGDEKNRLTYREADPYWEVFYKALKSGWK; this is encoded by the coding sequence ATGAGTGAACAGCAGGGTAAGGTAAACCAGCAGGTGTTTGAAACATTTATTCATCACAACTGCGGCCGGCAGCGTGAAGAAGTTCTCACAGGCCCCGGATTTGGTGTAGATGTATCTGTTATAGATTTAGCTGCAGGCATGGTTCTGGCACTTACCAGCGACCCTTTGTCTCTAATCCCTTCACTTGGATTGCAGGAGTCGGCATGGATGTCGGTTCATTTAATGGCCAATGACATGGCCACTACTGGTCATGCACCCATGTATGGACAATTTGTACTTAATCTTCCGTCCTCCTTCTCAAAAAGCGACTTTAAAATTTATTGGGAATACATTCACCAATTTTGCCTCGAAATAGGAGTCGCCATAACCGGTGGACACACAGGTTTCATTGAGGGTCAAAATTCTTCTATTGCGGGAGGGGGTACTTTGGCAGCGGTGCTACCTAAGGATCGGTTACTATTGTCTCAACTGGCGACGCCGGGAGATGTTATTTTAGTAACCAAAACCTGTGCACTGTCATCGTCGGCTATACTGGCAATGAGTTTTCCTGAAACAGTCAGGAACAGGGCTGGAGCGGAGCTGTACCAAAAGGCATGCGAATCGTTTTATCACACCTCATCATTGCCGGATGCTTTATCGGCTGTAAACTCAAATGGCGGTAATGCGGGTGTTACTGCTATGCACGACGTAACTGAAGGCGGTGTGTTGGGTGCTATTTATGAACTATGTGTTGCGTCCGGATGCGGAGCGGTTATATACAATGATAGCCTGCCTGTGGATGATGCTCCTGCCCGTATCTGCGAAGTTTTTGATTTGGACCCGCGTTATTGCGTAGGTGCGGGAGCAATGATCATTGCCTGTAAGAAAGAGTCGTCGGGCGAGGTTATTGCCAGGTTGGCCAGTCGTAATATTCCCTGTGTGGAAGTTGGTGAACTGCGCGAAAAGCAAAACGGCATCATCCTCGTCGAAGGTGATGAAAAAAACAGGTTGACATATAGAGAAGCTGACCCATATTGGGAAGTATTTTATAAAGCATTGAAAAGCGGCTGGAAATGA
- a CDS encoding thiamine phosphate synthase, which translates to MNRKIQGEIYLIVDPSGNQDKLLNNLEKIVSEKIAAVQIWDNFLPNETPLQLIKQVRHLCHSQNIPVLINNRWELLNRINLDGVHFDKKPHDIVHLKRKIGRDLIIGITCNNDLSTVRWADENRLDYISFCSMFPSSTANSCELVNFDTIRSAHAITNMPFFLAGGINPDNIHTLAALSYSGIAVVSGIMNAADPLDQLKSYQVKIKETKNAIKYY; encoded by the coding sequence ATGAATCGGAAAATTCAAGGCGAGATTTATCTTATTGTTGATCCCTCAGGCAACCAGGATAAATTGTTAAATAACCTGGAAAAAATTGTCAGTGAGAAAATTGCAGCGGTTCAGATATGGGATAACTTTCTTCCCAACGAAACTCCGCTACAGTTGATAAAACAGGTGCGTCATTTGTGCCATTCCCAAAACATACCGGTGCTGATCAATAACCGGTGGGAATTATTAAATAGAATCAATCTGGATGGTGTTCATTTTGATAAAAAGCCGCATGATATTGTTCATTTAAAGCGGAAAATAGGTCGGGACCTGATTATTGGTATTACATGCAACAATGACCTGTCTACTGTTCGATGGGCAGATGAAAACCGGCTTGACTACATTTCATTTTGCTCTATGTTTCCTTCTTCAACCGCTAATAGTTGCGAGTTAGTAAACTTTGATACAATCAGAAGCGCACATGCGATAACTAATATGCCGTTTTTTCTGGCAGGCGGTATCAATCCTGACAACATACATACACTGGCTGCATTGAGTTATTCAGGTATTGCTGTGGTCTCAGGAATAATGAATGCCGCAGATCCCCTGGATCAACTAAAAAGCTATCAGGTTAAAATTAAAGAAACTAAAAATGCGATTAAGTACTATTGA
- a CDS encoding Trm112 family protein, with product MRLSTIEKLCCSFDKAELELTVITRDIEDQVIEGILCCRHCRRVYPIVSGIPIMSPDEYREQKLEQPLLERWGKGNVMHNFRLPGKAEDDMSEGDPAVLVG from the coding sequence ATGCGATTAAGTACTATTGAAAAACTATGTTGTTCCTTTGATAAAGCTGAACTCGAGTTAACAGTCATTACCAGGGACATCGAAGATCAGGTTATAGAAGGTATATTATGCTGCAGGCATTGCAGGAGAGTCTATCCCATTGTATCTGGTATACCTATTATGAGTCCGGATGAATACCGGGAGCAAAAGCTGGAGCAACCTTTACTGGAGCGTTGGGGGAAAGGTAATGTCATGCATAATTTCCGGCTCCCCGGAAAAGCTGAAGATGATATGTCTGAGGGAGATCCGGCCGTGTTGGTGGGCTAA
- a CDS encoding 2-dehydropantoate 2-reductase N-terminal domain-containing protein: MLKGKVGIIGCGWLGYRIARHLSNDYEIHTTVTTENKVELLRAEGFHPEIVNFETHNRESQQSPWQKLSHLDHIIITVPIFSKRAEQQVLNTRIRNLSGFILKFEGTLILMSSIGVYKDLTGEVTEERLPAENCTGEKEIKQLFKQVNILRLGGLMGDERLLHKYKVADLDTEVNHIHFLDICKVVELLIVNATRSGLYNLVAPLHPSKRAVINWQTELNVLPLPKPGGKLVLSQKITDEMGYEFVYPDPRYFHISNHPTE; encoded by the coding sequence ATGCTAAAGGGAAAAGTGGGCATCATAGGATGTGGTTGGCTGGGATACCGGATAGCCAGACACCTGAGCAATGATTACGAGATACATACCACGGTGACTACCGAAAATAAAGTCGAGCTTTTAAGGGCAGAAGGATTTCATCCTGAAATTGTCAACTTTGAAACACATAACAGGGAGTCCCAACAAAGTCCCTGGCAGAAGCTATCGCACCTCGATCATATCATTATTACAGTACCCATTTTTTCAAAGAGAGCGGAACAGCAAGTGTTAAATACCAGGATACGGAACCTATCCGGTTTTATATTAAAATTTGAAGGAACGCTTATTTTAATGAGTTCGATCGGGGTATATAAAGACTTAACCGGTGAAGTTACAGAAGAAAGGTTGCCGGCTGAAAATTGCACAGGAGAAAAGGAAATCAAACAATTATTCAAACAGGTAAATATACTGAGATTGGGAGGATTAATGGGCGATGAACGTTTACTTCATAAATATAAAGTCGCTGACTTAGACACAGAAGTCAATCATATACACTTTCTCGATATCTGCAAGGTGGTTGAGCTGCTCATTGTGAATGCTACGCGTTCGGGGCTTTACAATCTTGTAGCTCCCTTACACCCCTCGAAGAGAGCTGTCATCAATTGGCAAACAGAACTCAATGTCCTGCCATTGCCAAAGCCGGGCGGTAAACTTGTCCTGTCTCAAAAAATAACTGACGAGATGGGGTACGAGTTTGTGTATCCCGATCCGCGATATTTTCACATCTCCAATCACCCGACAGAATGA
- a CDS encoding MBL fold metallo-hydrolase, protein MSSLYLTSLNSGSNGNCYYIGNDEDAVLIDAGLSCRETEKRMHRLGLAMKKVKAIFISHEHSDHIRGLEVLSRKHQLPVYISSTTFQHAGLKLDPNLVRPLVAGTAILIGGLLINSFLKNHDAADPHSFTVESSATCVGVFTDIGKVCNNLSTHFKRCHAAFLEANYDEVMLQNGRYPYHLKNRIRGGRGHLSNKEALALFLSCKPAYMSHLLLSHLSADNNHPDLVRDLFMEQAGGTNIIVASRYQETPVYAISGNKSAAIRVPQTRSQLALF, encoded by the coding sequence GTGTCCAGTCTCTATTTAACATCTCTCAACTCCGGCAGTAATGGTAATTGTTATTATATCGGTAACGATGAAGATGCCGTATTAATTGATGCCGGCCTGTCCTGCAGAGAAACCGAAAAAAGAATGCACCGGCTGGGCCTCGCTATGAAAAAAGTTAAAGCCATATTTATTTCTCATGAACATAGCGACCATATACGCGGCCTCGAAGTACTTTCCCGAAAACATCAGCTGCCCGTATACATTTCTTCCACTACATTTCAGCACGCTGGTTTAAAGCTGGATCCCAACCTGGTCCGCCCACTGGTAGCAGGCACCGCTATTCTTATTGGCGGTTTGTTGATCAATTCTTTCTTAAAAAATCATGACGCTGCAGACCCACACAGTTTTACTGTAGAGAGCAGCGCCACCTGTGTTGGGGTATTCACAGATATTGGCAAAGTTTGTAATAATCTAAGTACACACTTTAAAAGATGTCATGCCGCCTTTCTGGAAGCCAACTATGACGAAGTAATGTTACAGAACGGACGTTATCCTTATCATTTAAAGAACAGAATCCGCGGTGGTCGCGGGCACCTGTCCAATAAAGAAGCCCTGGCTCTTTTTCTGTCCTGTAAACCAGCGTATATGAGCCACCTGCTTCTTTCTCATCTTTCTGCCGATAATAATCATCCGGATCTCGTTCGGGATCTGTTTATGGAACAGGCCGGTGGTACTAATATCATAGTCGCATCCCGTTACCAGGAAACACCTGTTTATGCAATTTCCGGTAATAAGTCAGCTGCCATAAGGGTACCACAGACCCGGAGCCAGTTAGCTTTGTTTTAG
- a CDS encoding DUF4142 domain-containing protein: MKRLTIPAVALAFILASCGNAGNSDPKEQADSTNEARIEDASTSGTQPAVAEADSKFAVEAANGGLAEVQLGQSAQAKATDPKVKEFAAMMVADHTKANDELKSLAGIKGITLPAAPSEEMQKEAADINAKTGKDFDKAYIDQMVKDHKKTVELFEDGQKNVKDAELKAFIDKTLPVLRTHLDHVQTIENSK; this comes from the coding sequence ATGAAACGTTTAACAATACCCGCTGTTGCGCTGGCATTTATTTTGGCAAGCTGCGGCAACGCAGGCAACTCAGATCCCAAAGAACAGGCTGATAGCACTAATGAGGCCAGAATAGAAGACGCTTCTACTTCGGGCACTCAACCTGCCGTTGCCGAAGCCGACAGTAAATTTGCAGTAGAAGCGGCTAACGGGGGATTAGCTGAAGTACAGCTGGGACAATCAGCCCAGGCTAAAGCAACTGACCCTAAGGTCAAAGAATTTGCCGCTATGATGGTCGCCGATCATACAAAAGCCAATGACGAATTAAAATCGCTTGCGGGCATTAAAGGTATTACACTGCCTGCAGCACCGAGTGAAGAAATGCAAAAAGAGGCGGCAGACATTAATGCAAAGACCGGTAAGGACTTCGACAAAGCTTATATTGACCAAATGGTAAAAGACCACAAAAAAACTGTCGAACTTTTTGAGGATGGACAAAAAAATGTAAAAGATGCTGAGTTGAAGGCGTTCATCGACAAAACGCTTCCTGTACTACGAACTCATTTGGACCATGTACAAACTATAGAAAACTCGAAGTAA
- a CDS encoding helix-turn-helix domain-containing protein, producing MNAIVNVKQYIDSNMSHELNLDLLSQHQFISKFHLLRLFKRYYGLSPRQYLLNKRFSYAKKLLFDGIAISEACYAAGFTSPASFSTLFKNTFGYTPGEFQKRAIFTKSSRC from the coding sequence GTGAACGCAATTGTAAATGTTAAACAATATATTGACAGCAATATGAGCCACGAGTTGAATCTGGATTTACTGTCGCAACACCAGTTCATATCAAAATTTCACCTGCTTCGCCTTTTTAAAAGATATTATGGTCTGTCGCCCAGACAGTACCTGCTTAACAAGCGGTTCAGTTATGCCAAAAAGTTATTGTTTGATGGTATAGCTATTTCCGAAGCGTGCTATGCTGCAGGCTTTACAAGCCCGGCTTCTTTCAGTACCCTTTTTAAAAATACGTTTGGTTATACTCCTGGTGAATTTCAAAAAAGAGCAATATTTACAAAGTCCTCACGTTGCTGA
- a CDS encoding VOC family protein, whose product MKIKIISIPVKSQENALKFYTEKLGFIKKVDVPLSENNRWLTVVSKEEPDGTEILLEPSPLHFEPAKQYQKALFEAGIPYTQFDVESVQKEYERLKSLGVDFSVKPTDMGTVMIAVFNDTCGNNIQIVEML is encoded by the coding sequence ATGAAAATAAAGATTATCAGTATTCCCGTAAAAAGCCAGGAAAATGCGCTGAAGTTTTATACCGAAAAGCTAGGGTTCATAAAAAAAGTCGATGTACCACTAAGTGAGAATAATCGTTGGCTAACAGTGGTGAGTAAAGAAGAACCGGATGGCACGGAAATATTGTTGGAACCTTCACCACTTCATTTTGAACCTGCAAAACAGTATCAAAAAGCACTTTTCGAGGCCGGGATACCTTACACACAGTTTGATGTAGAAAGTGTGCAGAAGGAGTATGAAAGACTCAAAAGCCTGGGGGTTGATTTTAGCGTGAAACCCACTGATATGGGTACCGTTATGATCGCCGTCTTTAATGATACCTGCGGTAACAATATTCAGATAGTAGAAATGCTGTAA
- a CDS encoding helix-turn-helix transcriptional regulator — translation MTLPVLSIRLIDAYSGRGKLDNQFHVTRTDELPFPIHDVPVKGDHFVIVLSLTGETRVKYNLKEYILRPHDMFILSPAVTHQFEATDSGLLLGAGFTKDFFSEALIHQKQVNLFDFLSPDMDPHYRLSAEEAENMHRLMLMLRNYYYNKEHAFRKEVLFHSFNLFMLEAAAIIRKYRLENDGHSTRKGELLTSFLQLLSVHYKDQRSVQFYADKIFVSAKHLTRMIKQLTGKTVSQLIDEMVLADAKILLDLPDLTVANIAGQLNFSNQFIFSKFFRRNTGMSPSQFRSKVK, via the coding sequence ATGACCTTACCTGTACTTTCTATCCGTTTAATCGACGCGTATTCCGGTAGAGGAAAGTTGGATAACCAATTTCATGTTACCAGAACAGATGAATTGCCTTTTCCAATACATGATGTACCGGTTAAAGGTGATCATTTTGTAATTGTACTTTCTTTGACGGGAGAAACCAGGGTAAAGTACAATCTAAAGGAATATATACTGAGGCCACACGATATGTTTATACTGTCTCCCGCAGTAACACATCAGTTTGAGGCCACAGACAGCGGGCTCCTGCTAGGCGCTGGTTTTACTAAAGATTTTTTTTCAGAAGCGCTGATCCATCAAAAGCAGGTAAACTTATTCGATTTTCTTTCACCTGATATGGATCCTCATTACCGTCTCAGTGCTGAGGAAGCCGAAAACATGCACCGGCTGATGCTAATGTTGCGAAATTACTATTACAATAAAGAGCATGCCTTCCGGAAAGAAGTTTTATTTCATAGTTTCAACCTGTTTATGCTTGAAGCAGCCGCAATCATCAGGAAATACCGGCTTGAAAACGATGGTCACTCCACCCGAAAGGGAGAACTGCTTACTTCTTTTCTGCAATTGTTGTCCGTGCATTACAAAGACCAAAGAAGCGTTCAGTTCTATGCCGACAAGATTTTTGTCAGTGCAAAACATTTGACCAGAATGATAAAACAGCTGACCGGCAAAACAGTTTCGCAGCTGATTGACGAAATGGTTCTTGCTGATGCCAAAATACTTTTGGACCTGCCGGATCTAACCGTTGCTAACATCGCCGGTCAGCTCAATTTCAGCAACCAGTTTATATTTTCGAAATTTTTCAGGAGAAATACCGGGATGTCCCCCTCACAGTTTCGGTCTAAAGTGAAGTAG
- a CDS encoding pirin family protein, translating to MLDIVIQAREANIVPGFAVRRILPYQLRRMVGPFIFMDHAGPVNISSKEVPDLDVLPHPHIGLSTVSYLLSGNVTHRDGLGIEQVIKPGEVNWMTAGKGISHSERFEDPAMLADGALELMQTWVALPERDEEANPSFMNYKAEELPVFTEKGIWMRLIAGEAYGLSSKVQTSSPLFYVHVVLDKNTRFGLPVGHSERGVYVVKGKVEVNGVSYARGQLLVFSVGVDPVITAKEASTLMMLGGEHLGKRHIWWNFVSSRKERIEQAKEDWKQGRIILPPNDNHEFIPLPEDQYRPGTEPPPNTLS from the coding sequence ATGCTTGATATCGTTATACAGGCCCGCGAAGCTAATATAGTTCCGGGATTTGCTGTCCGGCGTATACTGCCTTACCAATTAAGAAGAATGGTTGGCCCGTTCATCTTCATGGATCATGCCGGACCCGTTAATATCAGTTCGAAAGAGGTCCCCGATCTTGACGTTTTACCGCATCCGCATATTGGACTTTCAACGGTAAGCTATCTGTTAAGTGGTAATGTTACTCATCGGGATGGTCTCGGTATTGAACAGGTTATAAAGCCGGGTGAAGTGAACTGGATGACTGCCGGTAAAGGCATATCCCATAGTGAGCGCTTTGAAGATCCGGCTATGCTGGCCGATGGGGCGCTCGAGCTAATGCAAACATGGGTGGCGCTACCCGAAAGGGATGAGGAAGCCAACCCCTCTTTCATGAATTATAAGGCGGAAGAATTACCCGTGTTTACAGAGAAGGGTATATGGATGCGTCTGATTGCGGGCGAAGCTTACGGGCTGAGCAGCAAAGTACAAACCTCTTCTCCATTATTTTATGTTCATGTGGTACTTGACAAAAACACGCGTTTTGGACTACCAGTGGGACATTCTGAAAGGGGTGTTTATGTAGTAAAGGGGAAGGTAGAGGTAAACGGTGTTAGCTATGCCAGGGGGCAGCTGCTGGTTTTTTCAGTGGGCGTTGATCCTGTTATTACTGCCAAAGAAGCTTCAACTTTAATGATGTTAGGTGGAGAGCATCTGGGCAAACGTCATATCTGGTGGAACTTTGTATCGAGCCGCAAAGAGCGTATTGAGCAGGCGAAGGAAGATTGGAAACAGGGGCGCATCATACTGCCTCCCAATGACAATCATGAATTTATACCGCTACCGGAAGATCAATACAGGCCGGGAACTGAGCCGCCACCCAATACATTATCATAA
- a CDS encoding LLM class flavin-dependent oxidoreductase yields MEIGIDSFASAMYGNDELNAADAMEQLLDRIVAADEAGLGFFGIGEHHKKEFLDSAPDVILAAAAARTKQIRLGSAVKVLSTDDPVRVYQGFATLDLISKGRAELVVGRGSSVEAYPLFGFDLKDYDALFTEKLHLLLQVRDHEFTTWSGKYRPPIPNRPVYPRALQEKLPVWLGVGGTPESFIRAGSLGLPLMVAVIGGETERFRPLVDLYREAGHKAGFHPGQLKVGLHSPGYVAGSREQAIADYFPGYAELWTRLGKERGWPPVTRSQFNYLTAPKGSLVVGGPEEVAEKILRHSKALGGIDRFAFQMDNAGLSHQQLLQSIELIGKKVIPLIQQAL; encoded by the coding sequence ATGGAAATAGGAATAGACAGTTTTGCCTCTGCAATGTATGGAAATGATGAGTTGAACGCGGCAGATGCTATGGAGCAGTTGCTGGACCGCATTGTAGCCGCGGATGAAGCAGGGCTTGGTTTTTTCGGCATTGGGGAGCATCATAAAAAAGAATTCCTCGATTCTGCACCGGATGTGATTCTTGCAGCAGCAGCAGCCCGTACCAAACAGATCCGCCTGGGCAGCGCGGTCAAGGTCTTGAGTACCGATGATCCGGTAAGAGTTTATCAGGGCTTTGCTACACTTGATTTAATCTCTAAGGGCAGGGCGGAGCTGGTTGTAGGCCGCGGCTCCTCGGTTGAAGCTTATCCGCTTTTCGGCTTTGATCTGAAAGATTATGATGCGCTCTTTACCGAAAAGCTGCATTTGTTACTCCAGGTGCGCGATCATGAATTTACGACCTGGTCGGGTAAGTACCGGCCGCCGATACCCAACCGTCCTGTTTACCCCAGGGCTTTACAGGAGAAATTGCCGGTATGGCTGGGTGTGGGAGGCACGCCGGAATCTTTTATAAGGGCCGGTTCTTTAGGCCTGCCGTTAATGGTAGCGGTTATCGGAGGAGAGACGGAGCGTTTTCGCCCGCTTGTCGACTTGTACCGGGAAGCAGGACATAAAGCGGGCTTCCATCCCGGGCAATTGAAGGTCGGTTTACATTCGCCTGGCTATGTGGCCGGTTCACGAGAGCAGGCCATAGCCGATTATTTTCCGGGCTATGCTGAATTATGGACCCGATTAGGCAAGGAGCGGGGCTGGCCGCCGGTTACACGGTCGCAATTCAATTATTTGACAGCACCGAAGGGATCCCTTGTGGTAGGTGGGCCAGAAGAAGTAGCCGAAAAGATTTTGCGGCATAGTAAAGCTCTCGGAGGTATCGACCGGTTTGCATTCCAGATGGATAACGCCGGCCTTTCGCATCAGCAATTGCTACAATCTATTGAATTGATTGGCAAGAAGGTTATCCCTCTTATTCAACAAGCACTGTAG
- a CDS encoding GNAT family N-acetyltransferase, producing MEVIVKELDGKGYAMARENGKRAGMMTYSIAGEALIIVDHTEVEPDFNGKGVGQQMLYKIVDMAREKQIKIIPLCPFAAAMFKRTDNIKDVLKG from the coding sequence ATGGAAGTTATTGTAAAAGAGTTGGACGGTAAAGGATATGCTATGGCGAGGGAAAATGGAAAAAGGGCAGGGATGATGACCTACTCCATCGCCGGGGAGGCCTTGATCATAGTTGATCATACCGAGGTAGAACCCGACTTCAATGGCAAAGGGGTTGGTCAGCAAATGTTGTATAAAATTGTTGATATGGCAAGGGAAAAGCAGATAAAAATAATTCCGCTTTGTCCGTTTGCCGCAGCCATGTTTAAACGGACTGATAATATCAAAGACGTTTTAAAAGGGTAA
- a CDS encoding alpha/beta fold hydrolase, which produces MKIRFICNREKPVAWPLTTVLLLAVLLLSTGFCSCKSLKLRKSDEYHISANLKLGYPTQIKYFLVGKQKIRCLTTGNPDGKNLLLVHGSPSSLSSWMPLYADSAFMNAFKMIAVDRPGYGYSDFGKVETSIAKQAELVEAVMDSLKLSATILLGNSYGGPIAAQIAMRRPKKITHLVLLSASVKPTAEKTYGISHLMIAPVVKYLFPAIFRMSSEEKFSHAAELALLKNWDSIGSPTSIIHGDQDRLVYFSNAEFLKEKIPHSKLYVMEGKGHALMFTDPVYLKQILWNVLNIND; this is translated from the coding sequence ATGAAAATCAGATTTATATGCAATAGAGAAAAACCTGTCGCCTGGCCGTTGACTACAGTTCTTTTGCTGGCGGTACTTTTATTATCAACAGGATTTTGCAGCTGTAAATCTTTAAAACTGCGGAAGAGCGATGAGTATCATATTTCCGCTAATTTAAAACTAGGCTACCCAACCCAGATCAAATATTTCCTGGTAGGTAAACAAAAGATACGGTGCTTAACTACCGGTAACCCGGATGGAAAAAATCTGCTGCTGGTTCATGGATCTCCCTCTTCCTTATCTTCCTGGATGCCGCTGTATGCTGATTCTGCATTTATGAACGCCTTTAAAATGATCGCGGTTGACAGGCCGGGCTATGGCTATTCCGATTTTGGAAAGGTGGAAACCAGTATTGCCAAGCAGGCTGAACTGGTAGAGGCCGTCATGGATTCATTGAAGCTATCGGCTACAATATTGTTAGGTAATTCTTATGGCGGACCCATAGCCGCGCAAATTGCCATGCGGCGACCCAAAAAAATAACGCATCTGGTACTACTCTCTGCATCAGTAAAGCCTACAGCCGAAAAGACTTACGGCATCAGTCACTTAATGATAGCGCCTGTTGTAAAGTATCTGTTCCCTGCCATTTTCAGGATGTCTTCTGAAGAGAAATTTTCGCACGCCGCAGAGCTGGCCTTGCTTAAAAACTGGGACTCGATCGGGTCACCCACATCGATCATTCATGGAGACCAGGATCGCCTGGTATATTTTTCCAATGCCGAGTTTTTAAAAGAAAAGATACCCCATTCCAAACTATATGTAATGGAGGGTAAAGGACATGCGCTGATGTTTACGGATCCGGTATATCTAAAGCAGATATTGTGGAACGTATTGAATATAAATGACTGA